Proteins encoded by one window of Salicibibacter halophilus:
- a CDS encoding ribonuclease HII, translating to MAKPLSIAKIKTHLFADQSPSDGWINELRTDTRKGVRELLARYDRMREREAVSLQQFRDMCSFDQQFIFPEAKLAGVDEVGRGPLAGPVTAAAVILPAAFELPGLTDSKKLNVEQREQFYGKIVAAADVGIGMASSEEIDEINIYHATRLAMARAVEDLPKPPDHLLIDAMELSLDVPQTPIIKGDAKSASIAAASVVAKVTRDTYMKTLHERYPAYQFDRNAGYGTKAHLEALEREGPTPVHRRSFEPVAICEA from the coding sequence GTGGCGAAACCATTATCGATCGCGAAGATCAAGACCCATCTTTTTGCCGATCAAAGCCCGTCAGACGGGTGGATCAACGAACTGCGCACAGATACGCGCAAAGGAGTCCGGGAACTGCTCGCCCGATACGATCGCATGCGCGAACGGGAAGCAGTGAGCCTGCAACAATTTAGAGACATGTGTTCGTTCGATCAGCAATTCATTTTTCCGGAAGCGAAACTTGCCGGTGTGGACGAAGTGGGCAGGGGCCCGCTCGCCGGTCCGGTGACGGCAGCGGCGGTTATTTTGCCTGCGGCTTTTGAATTGCCCGGCCTGACTGATTCGAAAAAACTAAACGTCGAACAGCGGGAGCAATTTTACGGCAAAATCGTCGCCGCAGCAGATGTAGGCATCGGCATGGCTTCATCCGAAGAGATTGACGAGATCAATATTTATCACGCGACGCGCCTCGCGATGGCACGTGCCGTTGAAGATCTGCCGAAACCGCCCGATCACCTGCTCATTGACGCGATGGAGCTGTCGCTTGATGTGCCGCAAACCCCCATCATCAAAGGCGATGCCAAAAGCGCGAGCATTGCCGCCGCTTCGGTCGTCGCGAAAGTGACGCGCGATACATATATGAAAACGTTGCATGAACGCTATCCCGCCTATCAGTTTGACCGAAACGCCGGCTATGGGACGAAAGCACATTTAGAAGCATTGGAACGCGAAGGGCCGACCCCCGTTCACCGCCGCTCATTTGAACCTGTAGCGATCTGTGAAGCGTAA
- a CDS encoding putative DNA-binding protein produces MLEKTMRMNALFDFYHPLLTEKQRDYLQLYYYDDYSLGEISEYFDVSRQAVYDNIRRSEEMLEAYEAKLQLDERYRRRQQLYQKLRQHASASASPDFFSIVDELERSEE; encoded by the coding sequence GTGCTGGAAAAAACGATGCGTATGAATGCGCTTTTTGATTTTTACCATCCGCTGCTCACCGAAAAGCAGCGCGATTATTTACAGCTTTACTATTATGATGATTACTCCCTCGGGGAGATTTCCGAGTACTTTGACGTGAGCCGCCAAGCCGTTTATGATAACATCCGGCGGAGTGAAGAGATGCTCGAAGCGTATGAGGCGAAATTACAGCTCGACGAACGGTACCGCCGGCGCCAACAGCTTTACCAAAAGCTTCGCCAACACGCAAGCGCGTCAGCATCACCGGATTTTTTTTCCATTGTAGACGAATTGGAACGATCTGAAGAATAG
- the rplS gene encoding 50S ribosomal protein L19, whose amino-acid sequence MSNLIQEVNKSQLKENVPNFRPGDTVAVHVKVVEGSRERVQVFQGVVLKRRGSSVSETFTVRKATAGIGIERTFPVHSPIIDKIEVRRRGRVRQARLYYLRKLQGKAARVKELR is encoded by the coding sequence ATGAGCAACTTGATTCAGGAAGTAAATAAATCTCAACTAAAAGAGAACGTCCCTAACTTTCGACCGGGAGACACCGTAGCCGTCCACGTAAAAGTTGTGGAAGGAAGCCGTGAGCGTGTTCAGGTATTTCAAGGCGTTGTTTTAAAACGTCGCGGAAGTTCCGTGAGCGAAACGTTCACCGTCCGCAAGGCTACAGCCGGGATTGGCATTGAACGGACATTCCCTGTCCATTCCCCAATTATTGACAAAATCGAAGTGAGACGCCGCGGCCGTGTCCGCCAAGCAAGACTTTACTACTTGCGCAAGCTCCAAGGAAAAGCCGCGCGTGTCAAAGAACTTCGCTAA
- the rimM gene encoding ribosome maturation factor RimM (Essential for efficient processing of 16S rRNA), whose protein sequence is MTASATDYHEVGKIVNTHGVNGEVRVIATTDFPEERFATASELRAVKQNGDTERLEVRGHRKHKQFDLLLFQGYETREDAEHLKNAILEVHASMRAALPEDEFYYSEIIGADVYTEDGEPLGKVKEILSTGANDVWVVEGNGKDILLPYTEEVVRAIDVENRRVTVHLLEGLVDE, encoded by the coding sequence ATGACAGCGTCCGCCACTGATTACCACGAAGTTGGGAAAATTGTTAATACACACGGGGTCAACGGAGAAGTGCGTGTCATTGCCACGACCGATTTTCCGGAAGAACGGTTTGCCACAGCGTCCGAGCTGCGGGCAGTGAAGCAAAACGGAGACACGGAAAGGCTCGAAGTGCGCGGGCATCGCAAACATAAACAATTCGACTTGCTCCTCTTTCAAGGCTATGAAACGAGGGAGGATGCGGAACATCTAAAAAACGCGATCCTTGAAGTCCATGCCTCGATGCGCGCGGCCTTGCCTGAAGATGAATTTTACTACAGTGAAATCATCGGGGCAGACGTTTATACGGAAGACGGCGAACCTCTCGGCAAGGTAAAGGAAATTTTATCGACGGGAGCCAACGACGTTTGGGTCGTCGAAGGCAATGGCAAAGACATTTTACTCCCTTACACGGAAGAAGTCGTCCGGGCGATTGATGTGGAAAACCGGCGCGTAACCGTTCATTTGTTGGAAGGGCTGGTCGATGAATGA
- a CDS encoding YlqD family protein — MRIEKNVLVRHVLTEDYREKLLKKIASEKERLNTEIEQLRFQYQKQLKEQTGRNKSAVEAKYNNEINKRGQRIESLNFRESKVKTLPTGSLVTGEKVQKYTDVQVGDRWSTHRQEDEIIIEDDIVREIRSKGEDEDDSVRH; from the coding sequence GTGAGAATAGAAAAAAATGTACTCGTTCGCCACGTCCTAACCGAAGATTACCGGGAGAAGCTATTAAAAAAAATCGCTTCTGAAAAAGAGCGGTTGAACACGGAAATCGAACAATTGCGCTTTCAGTACCAAAAACAGTTAAAAGAACAGACGGGCCGTAACAAATCCGCTGTCGAAGCCAAATACAATAATGAAATAAATAAACGCGGGCAACGAATTGAAAGCCTGAATTTCAGGGAAAGCAAGGTTAAAACACTGCCGACAGGTTCGCTCGTTACCGGGGAAAAAGTGCAGAAGTACACGGATGTTCAGGTTGGGGACCGTTGGTCGACGCACCGGCAGGAAGATGAAATTATTATCGAGGATGACATCGTTCGCGAGATTCGTTCCAAAGGAGAAGACGAGGATGACAGCGTCCGCCACTGA
- the rpsP gene encoding 30S ribosomal protein S16, with product MATKIRLKRMGSKKKPFYRVVVAESSAPRDGRFIEEIGTYNPLSEPSDFQVNEEKALKWMLEGAKPSDTVRNLFTTRGLMEKLHQTKNGK from the coding sequence ATGGCTACAAAAATTCGTTTGAAAAGAATGGGATCGAAGAAAAAACCTTTTTACCGTGTCGTTGTCGCGGAATCCAGTGCTCCGAGAGACGGTCGTTTCATTGAAGAAATCGGCACGTACAATCCGCTTTCGGAACCGAGTGATTTTCAGGTAAATGAAGAAAAAGCGCTCAAATGGATGCTCGAAGGCGCAAAGCCATCGGACACGGTTCGCAATCTCTTTACGACACGCGGACTGATGGAAAAACTCCATCAAACCAAAAACGGCAAGTAG
- the ylqF gene encoding ribosome biogenesis GTPase YlqF gives MTIQWYPGHMAKATREVRELIKRVDVVVELADARIPQASRNPVLNEILSDRPNVLALVKTDMADEAVTKAWQQHFEQNGETVVLMNAKHNHGTGKLVQEVKRLAQPKMQALQKKGIQNRSVRAMIVGIPNVGKSTVINRLVGKNQAKTGNKPAVTQGNHWLKVSNRMDVLDTPGILWPKFEDPEVGYKLAITGAIKDERLDFEDVVLYLIKQLHERYPEALKARYNLSELPSEGVELFEAIGRKRGCLIAGGDVDFEQAAEVILRDFRSEKLGAISLEKPEE, from the coding sequence ATGACGATCCAATGGTATCCGGGCCATATGGCAAAGGCGACGCGCGAAGTCCGGGAGCTGATCAAGCGCGTGGATGTCGTCGTGGAACTGGCCGATGCCCGCATTCCCCAAGCGTCGCGCAATCCTGTCCTCAACGAGATACTTTCCGACAGGCCGAACGTGCTCGCGCTCGTGAAAACGGACATGGCCGATGAAGCCGTCACAAAAGCATGGCAGCAACATTTCGAGCAAAACGGCGAAACGGTTGTCCTCATGAACGCCAAACATAACCATGGCACCGGCAAACTCGTCCAGGAAGTGAAACGGCTCGCCCAGCCGAAAATGCAAGCCTTGCAAAAAAAAGGCATTCAAAACCGCTCGGTTCGCGCGATGATCGTCGGCATTCCCAATGTCGGCAAATCAACGGTCATCAATCGCCTCGTGGGAAAAAACCAGGCGAAAACGGGCAACAAACCGGCCGTCACCCAAGGCAATCATTGGCTTAAGGTGAGCAACCGGATGGATGTTCTTGATACCCCCGGTATTCTCTGGCCGAAATTCGAAGATCCCGAGGTCGGGTACAAGCTTGCCATCACCGGCGCGATCAAAGATGAACGCCTCGATTTTGAAGACGTTGTGCTTTACCTTATCAAGCAGCTGCACGAGCGGTATCCCGAGGCGTTGAAAGCGCGCTACAACTTGTCCGAACTTCCGAGCGAAGGGGTGGAACTTTTTGAAGCGATCGGCCGAAAACGCGGCTGTCTTATCGCCGGCGGGGATGTGGATTTTGAGCAGGCAGCGGAAGTGATTCTTCGTGATTTCCGCTCGGAAAAACTGGGCGCCATTTCACTGGAAAAACCGGAAGAATGA
- a CDS encoding nuclease-related domain-containing protein: MNLPDEQRYIYLEKGFKGEQQLDAWLEDLTTDCFVINDPLLNQNRNFFQIDKMLIFQETIYLLESKYSKGDFFIDDDKWKTISGIEIQDPQLQLKRSETLLRKLLQQHRMNFSIESTLVFTHSEFYLYNAPPKLPAVFPNQIHRFLEKLNRLDSKMTYKQNKLAEKLLALHLDKNPHTQFPDYDYHELKKGVVCVSCRSL; the protein is encoded by the coding sequence ATGAACCTTCCCGACGAACAGCGCTATATCTATCTAGAAAAAGGTTTTAAAGGCGAGCAACAATTGGATGCTTGGTTGGAAGACTTAACTACTGACTGTTTTGTAATCAACGACCCTTTATTGAACCAAAACCGTAATTTTTTTCAAATCGATAAGATGCTTATTTTCCAAGAAACGATTTATCTTTTGGAGTCAAAATATTCCAAAGGTGATTTTTTTATCGATGACGACAAATGGAAGACTATTTCCGGCATCGAAATCCAAGACCCCCAGCTCCAACTAAAGCGGAGCGAAACCCTCCTGCGAAAATTACTTCAACAGCATCGAATGAATTTTTCGATTGAATCCACACTTGTTTTTACCCACTCTGAATTTTATCTGTACAATGCTCCTCCTAAACTGCCTGCAGTTTTCCCAAACCAAATCCATCGCTTTCTGGAGAAATTAAACCGCCTGGATTCTAAAATGACGTACAAACAGAATAAGCTCGCTGAAAAATTACTAGCCTTGCATTTAGATAAAAATCCGCATACGCAGTTCCCCGATTATGATTATCATGAACTGAAAAAGGGGGTGGTTTGTGTAAGCTGCCGTTCTTTATGA
- the ffh gene encoding signal recognition particle protein: MAFEGLAERLQATMSKIKGKGKVNEADVKEMAREVRLALLEADVNFKVVKQFVNRIKERAVGQEVMKSLTPGQQVIKVVNEELTELMGKEESKLAVADKAPTVIMMVGLQGSGKTTTAAKLANHLRKEKNRNPMLVAADVYRPAAIDQLETLGKQLDMPVFSKGTEANPVDIVREGVEQAKAENHDYVLLDTAGRLHVDEALMDELQQMGDAVQPHEVLLVVDAMTGQDAVNVAEQFNDQLPVSGVVLTKLDGDTRGGAALSIRAVTDQPIKFAGMGEKIDQLEAFHPERMASRILGMGDMLSLIEKAQTNVDEERAKELEKKMRNADLTFEDFLEQLEQVKSMGPMEDILSMMPGAGKMKGLKNMQVDEGQIDRIEAIVRSMTKAEKQDPKLMNASRKRRIAKGSGTSVQDVNKLLKQFEDMKKMMKQMSSMGGGKKKGKGGMQLPFMR, from the coding sequence ATGGCCTTTGAAGGTTTAGCCGAGCGTTTGCAGGCGACGATGTCGAAGATTAAGGGCAAAGGGAAAGTCAACGAAGCGGACGTGAAAGAGATGGCGCGGGAAGTCCGCCTGGCGCTCCTCGAAGCCGATGTGAACTTCAAAGTCGTCAAGCAGTTTGTGAATCGCATTAAAGAGCGCGCCGTCGGACAAGAGGTAATGAAAAGCTTAACCCCCGGCCAGCAAGTCATTAAAGTTGTCAACGAAGAACTCACAGAGCTAATGGGAAAAGAAGAAAGCAAACTGGCGGTAGCCGATAAAGCGCCGACGGTCATCATGATGGTCGGCCTTCAAGGGTCCGGGAAAACGACGACCGCCGCGAAATTGGCCAACCATTTGCGCAAGGAAAAAAACCGCAACCCGATGCTTGTCGCCGCTGACGTTTATCGTCCGGCTGCCATCGATCAGCTCGAGACGCTCGGGAAGCAATTGGATATGCCTGTTTTTTCCAAAGGCACGGAAGCCAACCCCGTCGATATCGTCCGGGAAGGGGTCGAGCAGGCGAAAGCGGAGAACCATGATTATGTGCTCCTCGATACCGCCGGCCGCTTGCATGTGGATGAAGCGCTGATGGACGAGTTGCAGCAAATGGGCGATGCGGTCCAGCCTCATGAAGTGCTTCTCGTCGTCGATGCCATGACCGGGCAAGATGCCGTGAATGTCGCGGAACAGTTTAACGACCAACTCCCCGTTTCCGGCGTCGTCCTCACGAAACTGGATGGCGATACCCGCGGCGGTGCCGCCCTTTCCATCCGCGCGGTCACCGACCAGCCGATCAAGTTCGCGGGGATGGGCGAGAAAATCGACCAGCTGGAAGCATTCCATCCCGAACGCATGGCGTCTCGGATTCTCGGCATGGGAGACATGCTCTCCCTCATCGAGAAAGCGCAAACGAACGTGGATGAAGAGCGTGCCAAGGAATTGGAAAAGAAAATGCGCAACGCCGACCTCACGTTTGAGGATTTTTTGGAACAGCTGGAACAAGTGAAAAGCATGGGGCCGATGGAAGACATCCTCAGCATGATGCCCGGCGCCGGCAAGATGAAAGGCTTAAAAAACATGCAGGTGGACGAAGGCCAAATCGACCGTATCGAGGCGATCGTCCGCTCGATGACGAAAGCGGAGAAACAGGACCCCAAGCTCATGAACGCGAGCCGCAAACGCCGGATTGCAAAGGGCAGCGGCACGTCGGTGCAAGACGTAAACAAATTGCTCAAGCAATTCGAAGACATGAAAAAAATGATGAAGCAAATGTCGTCGATGGGCGGCGGCAAAAAGAAAGGAAAAGGCGGCATGCAATTGCCGTTTATGCGCTGA
- a CDS encoding KH domain-containing protein gives MLKELVVTIARSLVDHPDDVDVQEEEVDGMTVFTLSVHEEDIGKVIGKSGRVANAIRNVLTAANRNQGKVRLNIAD, from the coding sequence ATGCTAAAAGAACTCGTTGTAACGATTGCCCGTTCACTGGTGGACCATCCGGATGACGTCGACGTTCAGGAAGAAGAGGTCGATGGCATGACCGTGTTCACCTTATCCGTCCACGAGGAAGATATAGGAAAAGTCATTGGCAAAAGCGGGAGAGTCGCGAACGCGATTCGGAACGTGCTAACGGCTGCAAATAGAAATCAGGGCAAAGTCCGGCTTAATATTGCTGATTAA
- the trmD gene encoding tRNA (guanosine(37)-N1)-methyltransferase TrmD — MKINFLTLFPEMFQGITNASIWKQANDKGMAEYEVTDFRAYSDNKHNKVDDYPYGGGAGMVLRAQSLVDAVEDVTCEAPGDARVVMLCPQGAPFSQEKAEELAKEETLVLVCGHYEGFDERVRSVVTDEISVGDYVLTGGELPAMIVADSVIRLLPGVLGNDNSAQEESFTDGLLEHPHYTRPANFRGMDVPDVLLSGNHAHIEQWRRKEALRRTWERRPDLLEGRELDEEERAWLREFEE, encoded by the coding sequence ATGAAGATCAATTTTCTCACGCTTTTTCCGGAAATGTTTCAAGGCATCACCAATGCTTCCATCTGGAAGCAGGCAAACGACAAAGGCATGGCAGAATATGAGGTTACGGATTTCCGCGCCTATTCGGACAACAAACACAACAAAGTTGACGATTATCCGTATGGTGGAGGCGCGGGGATGGTGTTGCGCGCCCAGTCTTTGGTGGACGCGGTTGAGGATGTGACTTGTGAGGCGCCAGGGGATGCGCGCGTCGTGATGCTCTGTCCGCAAGGCGCGCCGTTCTCCCAGGAAAAAGCCGAGGAGTTGGCAAAAGAAGAAACGTTGGTGCTCGTTTGCGGGCACTATGAAGGCTTTGACGAACGCGTTCGCTCCGTCGTGACGGACGAGATTTCGGTCGGCGATTACGTGCTGACAGGCGGAGAGCTCCCGGCAATGATCGTAGCCGACAGCGTTATCCGCCTGCTTCCGGGCGTCCTCGGCAATGATAACTCAGCGCAAGAGGAATCATTCACAGACGGGCTGTTGGAGCACCCCCACTATACCCGCCCCGCCAATTTCCGGGGCATGGACGTCCCGGACGTGTTGCTATCCGGCAACCACGCCCACATCGAGCAATGGCGGAGGAAGGAAGCTTTGCGACGCACGTGGGAGCGCCGACCCGATTTGTTGGAGGGACGCGAGCTTGATGAAGAGGAACGAGCATGGTTGCGGGAGTTTGAGGAATAG
- the ftsY gene encoding signal recognition particle-docking protein FtsY — translation MNFFKKLKERVSTQTESVTSKFKDGLEKTRDSFAEKMNDLAARYRTVDEDFFEELEELLISADVGVHTVMELTEELRTEVKRQNVKTPKDVLPIISEKLTGKLDYSGEDNALNMNGDGMTVILFVGVNGVGKTTTIGKVAQRFKSEGKNVVLAAGDTFRAGAIEQLAAWGDDVGVNVIKQEEGSDPAAVMYDAIHSARSKNADVLLCDTAGRLQNKVNLMKELEKVKRVIGREIPSAPHEVLLVLDATTGQNAMTQAKTFKEATEVSGIVLTKLDGTAKGGIVLAIRNELDLPVKFVGLGEGVDDLQPFDAEQFTYGLFRELAEDDEEN, via the coding sequence ATGAATTTTTTTAAAAAATTAAAGGAACGGGTTTCCACCCAAACGGAGTCGGTCACCTCGAAATTTAAAGATGGATTGGAAAAAACCCGCGATTCGTTTGCGGAAAAAATGAACGATTTGGCGGCACGGTACCGAACCGTGGACGAAGATTTTTTTGAGGAATTGGAAGAACTGTTGATCTCGGCGGACGTCGGGGTGCACACCGTCATGGAACTGACCGAAGAACTGCGCACGGAAGTGAAGCGCCAAAATGTGAAAACTCCAAAGGACGTATTACCGATTATCAGTGAAAAATTAACCGGTAAACTCGATTACAGCGGTGAGGATAATGCATTAAACATGAACGGCGATGGCATGACCGTTATTCTGTTCGTCGGGGTGAACGGCGTCGGGAAAACGACGACAATCGGCAAGGTAGCCCAACGCTTCAAATCCGAAGGGAAAAACGTCGTTTTGGCCGCCGGGGACACGTTCCGCGCCGGCGCGATCGAGCAATTGGCTGCCTGGGGCGATGATGTCGGCGTCAACGTCATCAAACAAGAAGAAGGCTCGGACCCGGCCGCCGTCATGTATGATGCCATCCACTCCGCTCGTTCCAAAAACGCGGATGTGCTGCTTTGCGACACGGCCGGGCGCCTGCAAAACAAGGTTAATCTCATGAAAGAACTGGAAAAAGTGAAACGCGTCATCGGCCGCGAAATTCCGTCAGCCCCGCACGAGGTGCTGCTCGTCCTCGATGCCACAACCGGACAAAATGCCATGACACAGGCAAAAACGTTTAAAGAAGCAACGGAAGTTTCCGGAATTGTACTCACGAAACTGGACGGCACCGCGAAAGGCGGCATCGTGCTCGCCATTCGCAATGAACTCGACCTTCCCGTGAAATTTGTCGGCCTCGGCGAAGGCGTCGATGACCTGCAACCGTTCGATGCCGAACAATTTACGTACGGATTGTTCCGGGAGTTGGCGGAGGATGACGAGGAAAACTAA